The nucleotide window TTTTCTAGGCAAAAGCTTATCTAGTTTTTCTCTTTGTTCAGGAGTGAAAATTGACAAAATCTCAACCAGCGAGTTTTTGATGTTAAGTTCAAACTCACTTGTTAGTTTGGTAATCTGTGAATTTAGAGACTTTATCTTGTTAAAATCAGGTTGGGTTTTTGACATTTCCTTCAGAATTTCGTATTTCAGTTTCAGGATATCTGTTGAGAGAGGATCATTTTTCTGCTTGGTTTGTATGATTACGTTAAATATCTTATCTTGTTGTTCTTGGGAAAGATTTAGTTCTTTTGCAAATAGAAGTATTTTCATAAGTTTATGTTCTAGGATAGCAAAAAGAGGTTTTCCTTCTCTATATTTGTCAAAACGTTTCCACTCGTTCAATTCTTCTTCTAGCCCTTTGTGAATAAAGGGTTCAGAAAATCCTTGAAGATGTAGAAAGAGAATTGCTACTATTGTAAAAAACCTGAGTATCATTTTGTAGGCTTTCATAAATTCCTCCTTTCTTAATATAGATACATTAGAAACACTTAAGGTTACATTTGCTATAACTCTCTGAAAGAACTTATGTAGGATAAGAAGTAGTTCTATTTGTCCAGAAGGAAAGAGTAGTATAATCTATAGAAGTCAGTGTTTTCTTGATCTCCGATGCCTTCGGGGTTATCTTGGTCTTGGTAACTAAGGATGATAGATCTTATTTCTTCCCCTAGGGGAATTTCTGGATCATTAGTTTCAACCGAGACGAAATACCGGTAATATGATTCAAGGTATGGGTAGATATTGTTAGAGTAGTTTTTATTTAAGACTACTGTGGACTCATTTTTTGTTTTTTGGTATAAACTTTTGATTGAGAATATTTGTAATACAATTGCGACAATTATGGTCAGCATAAGAATGCTTAGGGTAATAGGTTTAAGGTTTTTGAATATCATCATATATTTAGGTGCTGGAGTTGGTATATTTTGAAAATTAAGTGGTAGTTTGAACTTCTTTGAGATGATTTTCCCTTGTAATTTTATTTTGTTCAGTCCTTCCAAGAATTTTTGTGACTTTAAAAAGTAGTTTTTGCAATCTTCACATTTTGATAGATGGTCCTGTATTTCATTGGAGGTAGAAACTTTATCTAGAAGATGTTCGGTTATTTTCTTTTTGAATTCTTTATGTTTCATTGGGATCTTCCAATAAACTTTTGATTTTTTCTCTTGCTCTAAACAGTCTAACCTTGCAGTTTGTTTCCGAAATGCCAAGAATTTCGGATATTTCTTTTATACTTTTTTCGTCAATATAGAAGAGAATAAATACATCTCTGTAAGGTTGTGGGAGTTTATTTATAATACTTAGTGCAAATTCAATATCTTCTTGATGGTTGCCATTTTGGTGTGTTGTGATATTATCATCTAAAGAGGTTATGATTTTTCTATGTTTTTTTAAGATATTTTTGTGTGTCTTTAGGACATTTTTTGCTATGCTAAATAGCCAGTTTTTTGCTTTACTCTTCTCCTTTAGGCTATTTCTATATTTCCAGGCAAGAAGAAAAGTCTCATTTAAGAGGTCAAATACATTGTTATTGTGAACCCCATTGGCTAGGAAATAGCCTACTAGCATATCTTTAACCTCTTCAAACAGAGAGGAGAAGAATTCTTTATCCTCCATTTAAAATAATGATAATTTCTATTCAGGGTAGGTTACAAAGTGTGGGAAGGTTGGAGAAGGATGGGAGTAGTAATTGTGTTGGGGGTTAGAAGTAGGATTGGATGAATAGATGTGGTGAATGTTGAAGTTAGCCTGGGTTTGGGGAGAAGGTTTTAGATGGACAGAGTTTTCAAACTTCAGTGTCAAAAGTGTTGAGAATTTTTCTTTGTCCTGCTATAATATTAAGTGTAGTTTATGGCTAATAGAGTAATTCTTGAGTATGGTGAGATAATATCAATTCTGAGGTTATGCAAATTGTATGACATAAGACTCACTATAATTTTTGACAACAGTAAGGTAACTGGTAAGATTTCTGATATTTCCGAGTATACTTTGACGATAAAGACTGAATCTGAGTTGCCACCGAATATCAAATCTTTAGATTTGTCTTTTGAGCTGAATAAGGAGCCGTATCATTTCAAGGGAGATGTTGTAAAAATTTTGTCAAAGGAAGTTATGGTGCTCATTCCTTCGCAATTGGAAATATGGGCTGTTAGGAAGTATGAGAGGAGTTATTGCTATGGTAAAGTTTTTTGCAACATAAACATCATAAAGGATTTGTCTCAAGATCTGAAAAATAGGGCATTTTCTATGCCATCTAGGCTTGGAGCAATATTTAGAGAAGTTTCCAAAGATGTACCTGATATTCCATCGGTGATAAAGATGGTGCAAGATGAGCTTAACAATGTGTCTGATATAGGTGAGCTCTTTTTACACAAACAAGGTGAGAGTTTACCGCTTCCAGTGATTATTCTGACGAAGTATAAAAAGCCAATTCTTATAGAAAATACTCAAGAAGAAGCGTCTTATTTTAAAAAGTATCT belongs to Brevinematia bacterium and includes:
- a CDS encoding PilZ domain-containing protein, whose protein sequence is MANRVILEYGEIISILRLCKLYDIRLTIIFDNSKVTGKISDISEYTLTIKTESELPPNIKSLDLSFELNKEPYHFKGDVVKILSKEVMVLIPSQLEIWAVRKYERSYCYGKVFCNINIIKDLSQDLKNRAFSMPSRLGAIFREVSKDVPDIPSVIKMVQDELNNVSDIGELFLHKQGESLPLPVIILTKYKKPILIENTQEEASYFKKYLGEEAIAFGKFMEDLKWPGEKVDEEIKKFISFFQKSNIKSIIYAPIFLFENVVGHIRVASLLNKTGRSLSLRDVFYVQSLADITSEALAKYKLFSLTSSSEFPLPVHDISVGGLKVEIEQYLAKFLDVGTRVKISIKFDDNRTIVVKGRVLRVETEGSKLFSAIQFEDLDKTDEIVISSFVDKNRG
- a CDS encoding Spy/CpxP family protein refolding chaperone; this encodes MKAYKMILRFFTIVAILFLHLQGFSEPFIHKGLEEELNEWKRFDKYREGKPLFAILEHKLMKILLFAKELNLSQEQQDKIFNVIIQTKQKNDPLSTDILKLKYEILKEMSKTQPDFNKIKSLNSQITKLTSEFELNIKNSLVEILSIFTPEQREKLDKLLPRKRINKNLPSR
- a CDS encoding sigma-70 family RNA polymerase sigma factor, producing MEDKEFFSSLFEEVKDMLVGYFLANGVHNNNVFDLLNETFLLAWKYRNSLKEKSKAKNWLFSIAKNVLKTHKNILKKHRKIITSLDDNITTHQNGNHQEDIEFALSIINKLPQPYRDVFILFYIDEKSIKEISEILGISETNCKVRLFRAREKIKSLLEDPNET